The Halomonas sp. KG2 genome segment GTCCTTCTTTGACCTCGGCAACCCAGCAACACCAGGCCATGGAGACCACACCGCTAGCCTACGCCTAGAGAAAACCGGCGCGTTTGAAGCCTGCCTTTCAGCCAACGGCACAAGCTTTGCCCAAAAGGAATTGGCGCACTGGATTGAAGACTGGCACCACTGCATCACCGGGATCGATAGCAACGGCGAAGACCTAACCGCTAAACAGCTCGCCAACGCCGTGCGCAAGATCGAGATCAAAGCAACGCAAGAACGCAGCCATGAAGAAGGCGACTGGAACACCAAGCGTTCAGGCATGGACGCCCTAGATGCCAGCGCTGGAGCCGCCACGCCGGATATCATCCGCTTCCACTGCATACCCTACGAAGGCCTGGCCTACCGCACGTTTGAGGTGCGCGTCTCGATCCTCACCGATGACATCAAGCCCAAGCTGAAGCTGCGAATCATCGGGCTGGAAACTGCTCAGGAAGAAATGGCAAAAGAGTTTAAGCAAGTTCTGGCCGATGAG includes the following:
- a CDS encoding YfdQ family protein, whose protein sequence is MDHQAIEKIEALVHAATIGNPGTFEPTLLVPEGYKLQSLEPFMEAPTRFRGAFATSSIEDYANYVNAEDEARVFVDIDAMRAKSFFDLGNPATPGHGDHTASLRLEKTGAFEACLSANGTSFAQKELAHWIEDWHHCITGIDSNGEDLTAKQLANAVRKIEIKATQERSHEEGDWNTKRSGMDALDASAGAATPDIIRFHCIPYEGLAYRTFEVRVSILTDDIKPKLKLRIIGLETAQEEMAKEFKQVLADELEENATLLLGSFSK